From the bacterium genome, one window contains:
- a CDS encoding response regulator transcription factor, producing MTSALTPVTIVLADDHHVVRQGLRAVLEAEPDFSILGEAGDGLEAVDLVAQSRPRVLIADLMMPGITGLEVTRRVRKEYPDTQVVILSMHASEPYVLEALRNGAAAYVLKASQSAHLVEAVRAAAAGHRYLSPSLSSRAIAVYADSAPADPGPSDGYATLTNREREVLHLAAEGHGHRAIGQRLGISPRTAEVHRANLMRKLDLHNQTDLVRYAIRRGIVTEA from the coding sequence GTGACAAGCGCACTGACGCCTGTCACGATCGTCCTCGCGGATGACCACCACGTCGTCCGTCAGGGCCTCCGGGCCGTCTTGGAGGCCGAACCGGATTTTTCAATCCTCGGCGAGGCCGGAGACGGCCTCGAAGCCGTTGACCTCGTCGCGCAGTCGAGGCCCCGCGTGCTGATCGCGGACCTCATGATGCCCGGCATCACCGGGCTCGAGGTCACACGCCGTGTCCGCAAAGAGTACCCCGACACGCAGGTGGTCATCCTCTCGATGCACGCGAGTGAGCCGTACGTGCTGGAAGCGCTTCGCAACGGTGCCGCGGCGTACGTGCTCAAGGCGTCGCAGTCGGCGCACCTCGTCGAGGCCGTGCGTGCGGCGGCGGCCGGCCATCGTTATCTCAGCCCTTCGCTGTCCAGCCGTGCGATCGCGGTGTACGCCGACTCCGCCCCTGCCGATCCCGGGCCGTCGGATGGGTACGCTACGCTCACGAATCGGGAGCGCGAGGTACTTCACCTCGCCGCGGAAGGACACGGCCACCGCGCGATCGGCCAGCGCCTCGGCATCAGCCCCCGCACCGCCGAAGTGCACCGCGCCAACCTCATGCGCAAACTGGACTTGCACAACCAGACCGATCTCGTCCGCTACGCGATCCGGCGCGGCATCGTCACGGAAGCGTAA
- a CDS encoding protein kinase, with translation MAIHNNEPAFDGPLPGAGACGREPRVLDRRFELREVIGTGGMATVYRAWDRAHNRPCAVKVPAEHLARDEEFRQRFRREAEAASALVHPRIVRVYGHGEADSTPYIAMEFLDGGTLRELVSRREQLPEGTAVRIAAEVADALAYAHSRRVVHRDIKPHNILLTADEHVKVADFGIARSLDSTSHTRAGIVPGSTQYISPEQAAGQQAGPASDQYSLGVVLYEMLAGRLPFEEAETPVAMALRHIHEPPYDLHWIRPGLSEATVALVRRLLVKSPEERQVCAAELASNLRRIYARLGRDASKTVPLPIRAGGQPRAAGAERDGAIARDATARLATLGRGRVLSDTARTPILSSRHRRQAIAPQLTIVLVGLVGLWFFAFAAYQGYQSANRRGPAAQTAAAIRAPALVGRTLAAAQDVAASNKIRLAVTGRQNGTVAPDVILAQDPPPGTALAQGAALNVVVSQGSGVVPDVRGVSADAAARKLRAAGLRLGSTSYVHDDHVPSGMVQSQSANPGDHLGAKSLINIVVSRGADQPSSPSGTPLGAPAPSPDTTVVPNVTGASLAQAESALRSAGFRTGRISYTYDDRTPAGVVIGQGRAAGAEASPNEAVDLVVSQGPAPPAGPAPQTPPSNQTGPPDQGSPPPVIP, from the coding sequence ATGGCGATCCACAACAACGAGCCGGCGTTCGATGGGCCGCTCCCCGGGGCGGGCGCCTGCGGCCGGGAGCCGCGCGTGCTCGACCGACGGTTCGAGTTGCGCGAGGTCATCGGCACCGGCGGCATGGCCACGGTCTACCGGGCCTGGGACCGCGCCCACAACCGTCCCTGCGCCGTAAAAGTGCCGGCCGAGCACCTCGCGCGCGACGAGGAATTCCGGCAACGGTTTCGCCGGGAGGCGGAGGCGGCGAGCGCGCTCGTGCACCCACGCATCGTGCGAGTGTACGGGCACGGCGAGGCCGACTCGACGCCCTACATCGCGATGGAGTTCTTGGACGGCGGGACGCTTCGCGAGTTGGTGAGCCGGCGGGAGCAGCTTCCGGAGGGAACCGCGGTCCGCATCGCGGCAGAAGTGGCCGACGCGCTTGCGTACGCCCACTCCCGCCGCGTCGTCCACCGCGACATCAAGCCGCACAACATCCTCCTGACGGCGGACGAGCACGTCAAGGTCGCGGACTTCGGCATCGCCCGTTCGCTCGATTCGACGTCACACACACGCGCCGGGATCGTGCCCGGGTCCACGCAGTACATCTCGCCCGAGCAGGCGGCCGGGCAGCAGGCGGGCCCGGCGTCGGACCAGTACTCGCTCGGCGTCGTCCTGTACGAGATGCTGGCCGGACGTCTGCCGTTCGAGGAAGCCGAGACCCCGGTCGCTATGGCGCTGCGGCACATACACGAGCCGCCATACGACCTGCACTGGATCCGTCCGGGTCTATCCGAAGCCACCGTGGCGCTGGTGCGCCGCCTGCTGGTCAAATCGCCGGAGGAGCGCCAGGTGTGCGCGGCCGAGCTCGCGTCGAACCTCCGGCGGATCTACGCGCGGCTCGGCCGTGACGCGTCGAAGACCGTCCCGCTGCCGATTCGGGCCGGCGGGCAGCCGCGCGCGGCGGGGGCCGAGCGGGACGGCGCGATCGCCCGCGACGCGACGGCCCGTCTCGCGACGCTCGGTCGCGGGCGCGTGTTGTCGGACACCGCACGAACGCCGATCTTGTCGTCGCGGCACCGTCGCCAGGCGATCGCGCCGCAGCTTACGATCGTCCTCGTCGGGTTGGTCGGCTTATGGTTCTTCGCCTTCGCGGCTTACCAGGGCTACCAGTCCGCGAACCGTCGCGGTCCGGCGGCGCAAACCGCGGCCGCCATCCGGGCGCCGGCTCTCGTGGGCCGGACGCTGGCGGCCGCGCAGGACGTCGCGGCGTCCAACAAGATCAGGCTTGCCGTCACGGGCAGACAGAACGGGACCGTGGCCCCGGACGTGATCCTGGCGCAGGATCCGCCCCCGGGAACCGCGCTCGCGCAGGGCGCGGCGCTCAACGTGGTGGTCAGCCAGGGGTCGGGGGTCGTGCCCGATGTCCGCGGCGTCTCAGCCGACGCGGCCGCGCGGAAGTTGCGGGCCGCCGGACTGCGGCTCGGCAGCACGAGCTACGTACACGACGACCACGTGCCGTCCGGCATGGTCCAGTCGCAGTCCGCGAATCCAGGCGACCATCTGGGGGCCAAGTCATTGATCAACATCGTGGTGAGCCGAGGCGCCGATCAGCCGTCGAGTCCCTCCGGCACGCCGCTGGGCGCGCCGGCGCCGTCTCCGGACACCACGGTCGTCCCGAACGTAACCGGCGCATCGCTCGCGCAGGCGGAGTCCGCGCTGCGCTCCGCCGGCTTCCGGACGGGACGCATCAGCTACACGTACGACGATCGGACTCCCGCGGGCGTCGTAATCGGTCAGGGCCGGGCGGCCGGCGCCGAGGCCTCCCCGAACGAGGCGGTCGACTTGGTCGTCAGCCAGGGGCCCGCGCCGCCCGCCGGACCGGCGCCGCAGACGCCGCCGTCCAATCAGACCGGTCCGCCGGATCAAGGTTCGCCCCCGCCCGTGATCCCGTAA